From a single Actinomyces viscosus genomic region:
- a CDS encoding ANTAR domain-containing response regulator → MSNESSTTRSRRVLVAEDETLIRLDIVETLTDAGYEIVAEAADGEEAVRLADEHTPDLCVLDVKMPVTDGITAAERILEKHNCAVVMLTAFSQTELVERASAAGAMAYVVKPFTPADLIPALEIAMSRHEEILSLESEISDLTERFETRKRVDRAKGLLMERMGLSEPEAFRWLQKTSMNRRLTMREVADAVIEQVGAAKKD, encoded by the coding sequence GTGAGCAATGAGTCCAGCACCACCAGGTCCCGACGGGTACTCGTCGCTGAGGACGAGACCCTCATCCGCCTCGACATCGTCGAGACCCTCACCGACGCCGGGTACGAGATCGTCGCTGAGGCCGCAGACGGGGAGGAGGCTGTCCGCCTGGCTGATGAGCACACCCCCGACCTGTGCGTTCTCGACGTCAAGATGCCGGTGACTGACGGCATCACGGCGGCGGAGAGGATTCTTGAGAAGCACAACTGCGCCGTCGTCATGCTGACCGCCTTCTCTCAGACCGAGCTCGTGGAGCGAGCCAGCGCCGCCGGCGCCATGGCCTACGTCGTCAAGCCCTTCACCCCTGCGGATCTCATTCCGGCTCTTGAGATCGCCATGTCCCGGCACGAGGAGATCCTCTCCTTGGAGAGCGAGATCTCCGACCTCACCGAGCGATTCGAGACCCGCAAGCGCGTTGACCGGGCCAAGGGCCTGCTCATGGAGCGCATGGGACTGAGCGAGCCGGAGGCGTTCCGATGGCTCCAGAAGACCTCCATGAACCGGCGCCTGACCATGCGCGAGGTCGCCGACGCCGTCATCGAGCAGGTCGGCGCCGCCAAGAAGGACTGA
- the polA gene encoding DNA polymerase I — protein MSTTATSPATSPTPQSPSDPVPERLLLIDGHSMAFRAFYALPVDNFTTSTGQSTNAVHGFVSMFLSLLENERPTHVAVAFDLPGGTFRTEEYAEYKGTRDETPQPFLGQVELIQEVLEAMGVKALTAPGYEADDILATLASSAQAEGMEVLICSGDRDSFQTVTERCTVLYPVKGVSTLRRMTPDEVEQRYGVTPERYPHLAALVGETSDNLPGVPGVGPKTAAKWLNLYDGLDGVIAHADQIKGKAGQSLRDHLDDVMRNRRLNRLLTDLDLGIAPRTDLRVLGADRADLARVFELLEFRTLHQRALRTLTFTDSSDHAEAYEGEESGPLGALSGLRIVSLGHDLPAGNLSQWLETNLPVTDDDGPRPLGVDVVGVLKPVEGDAALVSISDGVHAVAIDLTEILPEDEAALAEVLADLERPKLVADAKGSWHALTARGLALDGVIADPSLAGYLCRPEQRSYDVDTLTQRWLGIDLAAIGEGGAPSDAAAGASQSAFDLEALASEAVPAAQQASARRAAALLPLQSVLDEQMAVRNAVGLFTDLEMPVAATLTVMEDTGIAVDDTVLAARETELDARVTHAAEGAYAAAGRELNLSSPKQLQAVLFDELKMPKTRKTKTGYTTDAEALAGLYAKTSHPFLENLLEHRDAIKLRQTVEGLRKAIQADGRIHTTFQQTIAATGRLSSTDPNLQNIPARNEEGMRIREAFTVGEGYECLMTADYSQIEMRIMAHLSGDHALIEAFRSGEDLHRYVAALVHGIEVDDVTAQQRSHVKAMSYGLAYGLSTFGLARQLGIDNAEAADLRNAYFARFGKVHDYLESVVEMARRDGYTQTMFGRRRYLPDLTSDNRQRREMAERAALNAPIQGSAADIVKKAMIDVDRALSEQDLRSRILLQIHDELLVEVAPGEAEAVEALLKEQMGGAAELSVPLDVAVGRGSTWREAAH, from the coding sequence GTGAGCACCACCGCGACCAGCCCTGCGACGAGCCCAACACCTCAGAGTCCCTCGGACCCGGTTCCCGAGCGGCTCCTCCTCATCGACGGCCACTCCATGGCCTTCCGCGCGTTCTACGCGCTGCCGGTCGACAACTTCACGACGTCGACCGGCCAGTCCACCAACGCTGTCCACGGCTTCGTCTCCATGTTCCTCTCGCTGCTGGAGAACGAGCGGCCCACACATGTCGCGGTCGCCTTCGACCTGCCGGGGGGCACCTTCCGCACCGAGGAGTACGCGGAGTACAAGGGAACCCGGGACGAGACACCACAGCCCTTCCTCGGGCAGGTCGAGCTCATCCAGGAGGTCCTGGAGGCCATGGGCGTCAAGGCGCTCACTGCCCCGGGCTACGAGGCGGATGACATCCTGGCCACCTTGGCAAGCTCGGCCCAGGCGGAGGGCATGGAGGTCCTCATCTGCTCCGGGGACCGAGACTCCTTCCAGACCGTCACCGAACGATGCACCGTGCTCTACCCGGTCAAAGGTGTCTCAACACTGCGCCGTATGACGCCCGATGAGGTTGAGCAGCGTTACGGGGTGACACCCGAGCGCTACCCCCATCTCGCCGCCCTGGTGGGGGAGACCAGCGACAACCTCCCCGGGGTTCCGGGCGTCGGACCCAAGACCGCGGCCAAGTGGCTCAACCTCTACGACGGGCTCGACGGAGTCATCGCCCACGCCGACCAGATCAAGGGCAAGGCCGGGCAGTCCCTGCGTGATCACCTTGACGACGTCATGCGCAACCGGCGCCTCAACCGCCTGCTTACCGACCTGGACCTGGGAATCGCTCCCCGAACCGACCTGCGTGTCCTGGGCGCCGACCGCGCCGACCTGGCGCGCGTCTTCGAGCTCCTGGAGTTCCGCACCCTGCACCAGCGGGCGCTGCGCACCCTGACCTTCACCGACTCCTCCGACCACGCCGAGGCCTACGAGGGTGAGGAGTCCGGTCCCCTGGGGGCCCTGAGCGGTTTGAGGATCGTCTCGCTCGGTCACGATCTTCCTGCGGGGAACCTGTCTCAGTGGCTGGAGACCAACCTGCCTGTGACCGACGACGACGGACCCCGCCCGCTGGGAGTCGACGTCGTCGGAGTCCTCAAGCCTGTGGAGGGCGATGCTGCGCTCGTCTCGATCTCCGACGGCGTTCATGCGGTGGCCATCGACCTCACCGAGATCCTGCCGGAGGACGAGGCCGCCCTCGCCGAGGTTCTCGCCGATCTCGAGCGGCCCAAGCTGGTCGCCGACGCCAAGGGAAGCTGGCACGCCCTGACCGCCCGCGGACTCGCGTTGGACGGCGTCATCGCGGATCCCTCGCTGGCCGGCTACCTGTGCCGTCCCGAGCAGCGCAGCTACGACGTCGACACCCTCACCCAGCGCTGGCTCGGCATCGACCTGGCAGCCATCGGCGAGGGCGGGGCCCCGTCCGACGCCGCTGCCGGTGCGTCCCAGAGCGCCTTCGACCTCGAGGCCCTGGCCTCCGAGGCCGTGCCCGCTGCGCAACAGGCGAGCGCGCGACGAGCCGCCGCCCTGCTCCCTCTCCAGTCCGTGCTCGACGAGCAGATGGCGGTCCGCAACGCCGTGGGACTCTTCACCGACCTGGAGATGCCCGTGGCCGCGACCCTCACCGTGATGGAGGACACGGGGATCGCCGTCGACGACACCGTGCTCGCCGCCCGCGAGACCGAGCTCGACGCCCGCGTGACCCACGCCGCCGAGGGCGCCTATGCCGCCGCCGGGCGCGAGCTCAACCTCTCCAGCCCCAAGCAGCTCCAGGCCGTCCTGTTCGACGAGCTGAAGATGCCCAAGACCCGTAAGACGAAGACCGGTTACACCACCGACGCCGAGGCGCTGGCCGGACTGTACGCCAAGACCTCCCATCCCTTCCTGGAGAACCTCCTCGAGCACCGGGACGCCATCAAGCTGAGGCAGACGGTCGAGGGCCTGCGCAAGGCGATCCAGGCCGACGGACGCATCCACACCACCTTCCAGCAGACCATCGCCGCCACGGGGCGCCTGTCGTCCACCGACCCCAACCTGCAGAACATCCCGGCCCGCAACGAGGAGGGGATGCGCATCCGTGAGGCCTTCACGGTCGGTGAGGGCTACGAGTGCCTCATGACCGCGGACTACTCCCAGATCGAGATGCGCATCATGGCGCACCTGTCAGGCGACCATGCGCTGATCGAGGCCTTCCGTAGCGGGGAGGACCTCCACCGCTACGTCGCCGCCCTGGTCCACGGCATCGAGGTCGATGACGTCACGGCTCAGCAGCGCAGCCATGTCAAGGCCATGAGCTACGGGCTGGCCTACGGGCTGTCCACCTTCGGGCTGGCCCGTCAGCTCGGTATCGACAACGCCGAGGCCGCGGACCTGAGGAACGCCTACTTCGCAAGGTTCGGAAAGGTCCACGACTACCTGGAGTCCGTGGTGGAGATGGCACGTCGCGACGGATACACCCAGACGATGTTCGGACGTCGTCGCTACCTGCCCGACCTGACCAGCGACAACCGACAGCGCCGCGAGATGGCCGAACGGGCCGCGCTCAACGCCCCGATCCAGGGCAGCGCCGCCGACATCGTCAAGAAGGCCATGATCGACGTCGACCGCGCGCTGAGTGAGCAGGACCTGCGCAGTCGTATCCTCCTGCAGATCCACGACGAGCTTCTGGTCGAGGTCGCGCCCGGAGAGGCCGAGGCGGTCGAGGCCCTCCTCAAGGAGCAGATGGGTGGCGCGGCCGAGCTCTCGGTCCCCCTGGACGTCGCTGTCGGCCGGGGGAGCACCTGGCGTGAGGCTGCCCACTAG
- a CDS encoding transcriptional initiation protein Tat: MPRSPKADLTRRGLLLLGSLTGVAMLAGCASDQNAKKPVLYLYPSVTTALSVSLDYQGRLTYTYPKPQTQANGHATWQVTASPDGDLTDASGRHYPSLFWEGEGPATSTQEEGFVVHADAAAAFLEEKLSLLGLSQHEAAEFITFWGPRIAERGSALITFATDEYARRAVYRFTDASSGADVVPDTFIRVYVLIGEVPQTPVPEQKLAPAPARTGFTAVEWGGAEL, encoded by the coding sequence ATGCCGCGATCACCGAAGGCCGACCTCACTCGTCGGGGGCTCCTGCTGCTCGGGAGCCTCACCGGGGTCGCGATGCTCGCGGGCTGTGCTTCCGACCAGAACGCTAAGAAGCCGGTTCTGTACCTCTACCCCTCAGTGACCACGGCTCTCTCGGTGAGCCTGGACTACCAGGGGAGGTTGACATACACCTATCCGAAGCCGCAGACCCAGGCGAATGGCCACGCCACCTGGCAGGTGACGGCGAGCCCCGACGGGGACCTCACCGACGCCTCGGGGCGGCACTACCCGTCCCTGTTCTGGGAGGGGGAGGGGCCCGCCACCTCCACCCAGGAGGAGGGCTTCGTTGTTCACGCCGATGCCGCAGCCGCTTTCTTGGAGGAGAAGCTCTCCCTCCTGGGACTCAGCCAGCACGAGGCGGCCGAGTTCATCACCTTCTGGGGCCCACGAATCGCCGAGCGGGGTAGCGCCCTGATCACCTTCGCCACTGACGAGTACGCTCGCCGCGCCGTCTATCGCTTCACAGACGCCTCATCGGGCGCGGACGTCGTCCCGGATACGTTCATCCGGGTCTACGTCCTCATCGGGGAGGTGCCTCAGACTCCGGTTCCGGAGCAGAAGCTGGCGCCGGCACCTGCTCGAACCGGATTCACCGCCGTCGAGTGGGGCGGAGCCGAGCTGTAG
- the pyk gene encoding pyruvate kinase: MRRAKIVCTLGPATDSPEQVQALVDAGMNVARINRSHGRAEDQEEVIARIREAAAASGRAVAVLVDLQGPKIRLGRFVDDQKVMLNKGDEFTITIDDVLGTVKRASTTFKGLPGDCRPGDRLLIDDGNVAVRVVAVTDTDVVTKVEVPGYVSNNKGINLPGVAVSVPALSEKDREDLRWALKIGADLIALSFVRDADDIKDVHEIMDEVGVRIPVIAKIEKPQAVENLFDIVSTFDGIMVARGDLGVEMPLEAVPLVQKRAIELARRQAKPVIVATQVLESMIQNPRPTRAEASDCANAILDGADAVMLSGETSVGAYPIEAVRTMASIIENVEEHGGERIPGLGSYPQTRGGALTRAAAEMGEHLDVTYLVTFTQSGDTARRLSRLRSPLPLLAFTPLHETRNQLAVSWGVQSYEVPEVQHTDEMVAQVDEILQDKHLAQPGDTVVIVAGMPPGTPGSTNSIRVHTVGETVDYKA; encoded by the coding sequence ATGCGTAGAGCCAAGATCGTATGTACCCTCGGACCCGCCACTGATTCTCCCGAGCAGGTGCAAGCGCTCGTGGACGCCGGCATGAATGTCGCACGCATCAACCGCTCCCACGGTCGGGCGGAGGACCAGGAGGAGGTCATCGCCCGTATCCGTGAGGCTGCAGCCGCCTCCGGTCGTGCCGTCGCCGTCCTGGTCGACCTCCAGGGGCCCAAGATCCGCCTGGGCCGTTTCGTCGATGACCAGAAGGTCATGCTCAACAAGGGCGATGAGTTCACGATCACCATCGACGACGTGCTCGGCACCGTCAAGCGCGCCTCCACCACCTTCAAGGGCCTTCCCGGCGACTGCCGTCCCGGTGACCGGCTCCTCATCGACGACGGCAACGTGGCGGTGCGCGTCGTGGCCGTGACGGACACCGATGTCGTCACCAAGGTCGAGGTACCCGGCTACGTCTCCAACAACAAGGGCATCAACCTGCCCGGTGTCGCCGTCTCCGTCCCGGCCCTCAGTGAGAAGGACCGTGAGGACCTGCGCTGGGCGCTCAAGATCGGCGCCGACCTCATCGCCCTGTCGTTCGTTCGAGACGCCGACGACATCAAGGACGTTCACGAGATCATGGACGAGGTCGGTGTGCGCATCCCGGTCATCGCCAAGATCGAGAAGCCCCAGGCCGTGGAGAACCTCTTCGACATCGTCTCCACCTTCGACGGCATCATGGTCGCTCGTGGTGACCTCGGCGTGGAGATGCCCCTCGAGGCTGTCCCGCTGGTGCAGAAGCGAGCCATCGAGCTGGCCCGCCGCCAGGCCAAACCGGTCATCGTGGCCACCCAGGTGCTGGAGTCCATGATCCAGAACCCGCGTCCCACCCGCGCCGAGGCATCCGACTGCGCCAACGCGATCCTCGACGGCGCTGACGCGGTCATGCTCTCCGGAGAGACCTCCGTGGGCGCCTACCCCATCGAGGCCGTTCGTACGATGGCCTCCATCATCGAGAACGTCGAGGAGCACGGTGGCGAGCGCATCCCCGGTCTGGGTTCCTACCCGCAGACGCGCGGCGGTGCCCTGACCCGCGCCGCTGCTGAGATGGGCGAGCACCTCGACGTCACCTACCTGGTGACCTTCACCCAGTCCGGTGACACGGCCCGACGCCTGTCACGTCTGCGCTCGCCCCTGCCGCTGCTGGCCTTCACCCCGCTGCACGAGACGCGCAACCAGCTCGCTGTCTCCTGGGGCGTGCAGAGCTACGAGGTGCCCGAGGTCCAGCACACCGATGAGATGGTGGCCCAGGTCGACGAGATCCTCCAGGACAAGCACCTGGCGCAGCCGGGCGACACCGTCGTCATCGTGGCCGGTATGCCTCCGGGTACGCCTGGCTCCACCAACTCGATCCGCGTCCACACCGTGGGTGAGACGGTCGACTACAAGGCCTGA
- a CDS encoding PaaI family thioesterase, whose translation MEAETVESADSSSSPAIVGPLGPVGRVTAASYSGASTAAVAFPDPARRPYPDPRPAGSAVSASSALHAVLEDSEEGTLMDTLGMEVVNRGADRTEVRMPVEGARQVVGILHGGATAALIETAASVAARAAAPDGAIPVGAELTVSHLRSVTRGWVTAAAIPLHRGRRTVVYQVTVTDEDERTIAVGTLRSLFT comes from the coding sequence GTGGAGGCTGAGACGGTCGAGTCTGCCGACTCCTCGAGCTCACCTGCGATCGTGGGGCCCCTGGGCCCTGTGGGGCGTGTCACCGCGGCCTCCTACTCCGGAGCGAGCACCGCTGCCGTGGCCTTCCCGGACCCGGCCCGGCGTCCGTATCCCGATCCTCGTCCCGCCGGTTCCGCCGTCTCGGCCTCCTCCGCGCTGCACGCTGTGCTGGAGGACAGTGAGGAGGGGACGCTGATGGACACGCTCGGGATGGAGGTCGTCAACCGCGGCGCGGATCGGACCGAGGTCCGGATGCCGGTCGAGGGAGCCCGCCAGGTCGTGGGGATCCTGCACGGCGGCGCCACCGCTGCGCTCATCGAGACGGCCGCCTCCGTGGCTGCGCGTGCGGCGGCACCCGACGGCGCCATCCCGGTCGGAGCGGAGCTGACTGTCAGTCACCTGCGCTCCGTGACCCGTGGCTGGGTGACGGCGGCCGCGATCCCCCTGCACCGCGGCCGCCGCACCGTGGTCTACCAGGTGACGGTGACCGACGAGGACGAGCGGACGATCGCCGTGGGAACGCTTCGCAGCCTGTTCACCTGA
- the uvrB gene encoding excinuclease ABC subunit UvrB, with translation MRPVTELQRAAKPFEVISPYSPSGDQPTAIAELTERLQAGEKDIVLLGATGTGKSATTAWLVEQVQRPTLILEPNKTLAAQMAAEFRELLPNNAVEYFVSYYDYYQPEAYVPQTDTFIEKDSSINDEVERLRHSATNSLLTRRDVVVVSSVSCIYGLGTPQEYVDRMTTLEMGQQIDRDELLRRFVSMQYTRNDIDFTRGTFRVRGDTVEIIPMYEELAIRIEFFGDEIEALATLHPVTGDVIDTAEQVFVFPASHYVAGPERMQKAIEGIETELAERLAQLEHDGKLLEAQRLRMRTTYDLEMLQQIGMCSGIENYSLHIDGRETGTPPNTLLDYFPEDFLLVIDESHVTVPQIGAMHEGDASRKRTLVDHGFRLPSALDNRPLTFAEFEDRIGQTVYLSATPGDYETHRSDGVVEQIIRPTGLVDPKVVVKPTEGQIDDLLEEVRTRVEREERILVTTLTKRMAEDLTTYLAERGVRVEYLHSDVDTLRRVELLRELRLGRFDVLVGINLLREGLDLPEVSLVSILDADKEGFLRSTRSLIQTIGRAARNVSGEVHMYADTITPAMAEAIEETERRRTKQLAYNAEHGVDPQPLRKKIADVTDMLAREDVDTADLLAGGYRGHEDSSLRARRKHAAEATVREKLAGAAQGDLVELINDLTQQMHAAAEDLHFELAARLRDEIQDLKKELRAMRAAD, from the coding sequence ATGCGTCCCGTTACCGAGCTCCAGCGCGCCGCCAAGCCCTTTGAGGTCATCAGTCCCTACTCACCCAGTGGGGACCAGCCCACGGCGATCGCGGAGCTGACCGAGCGACTCCAGGCAGGGGAGAAGGACATCGTCCTGCTGGGCGCCACCGGCACCGGTAAGTCCGCGACAACCGCCTGGCTCGTCGAGCAGGTGCAGCGCCCTACCCTCATCCTGGAGCCGAACAAGACGCTGGCAGCACAGATGGCCGCCGAGTTCCGCGAGCTGCTCCCGAACAACGCGGTGGAGTACTTCGTCTCCTACTACGACTACTACCAGCCCGAGGCCTACGTCCCCCAGACGGACACCTTCATCGAGAAGGACTCATCCATCAACGACGAGGTCGAGCGCCTGCGCCACAGCGCCACCAACTCCCTGCTCACCCGCCGCGACGTCGTCGTCGTCTCCTCCGTGTCCTGCATCTACGGACTGGGCACCCCCCAGGAGTACGTGGACCGGATGACGACCCTGGAGATGGGCCAGCAGATCGACCGCGACGAGCTCCTGCGCCGCTTCGTGTCGATGCAGTACACCCGCAACGACATTGACTTCACCCGGGGAACCTTCCGCGTGCGTGGGGACACGGTGGAGATCATCCCGATGTACGAGGAGCTCGCCATCCGCATCGAGTTCTTCGGTGACGAGATCGAGGCCCTGGCCACGCTCCACCCCGTGACCGGTGACGTCATCGACACCGCCGAGCAGGTCTTCGTCTTCCCCGCCTCCCACTACGTGGCCGGCCCTGAGCGCATGCAGAAGGCCATCGAGGGCATTGAGACCGAGCTCGCCGAGCGCCTGGCCCAGCTCGAGCACGACGGCAAGCTCCTGGAGGCCCAGCGCCTGCGCATGCGCACCACCTACGACCTGGAGATGCTTCAGCAGATCGGCATGTGCTCGGGGATCGAGAACTACTCGCTGCACATCGACGGCCGCGAGACCGGAACCCCGCCCAACACCCTCCTGGACTACTTCCCCGAGGACTTCCTCCTGGTCATCGACGAGTCCCACGTGACCGTCCCCCAGATCGGCGCCATGCACGAGGGGGACGCCTCCCGCAAGCGCACCCTGGTCGACCACGGGTTCCGCCTGCCCTCCGCCCTGGACAACCGCCCCCTGACCTTCGCCGAGTTCGAGGACCGCATCGGCCAGACCGTCTACCTGTCGGCCACCCCCGGCGACTACGAGACCCATCGCTCCGACGGCGTCGTCGAGCAGATCATCCGGCCCACCGGGTTGGTGGACCCCAAGGTGGTCGTCAAGCCCACCGAGGGGCAGATCGACGACCTGCTCGAGGAGGTGCGCACCCGCGTCGAGCGCGAGGAGCGGATCCTCGTGACCACTCTGACCAAGCGCATGGCCGAGGACCTGACCACCTACCTCGCCGAGCGGGGCGTGCGCGTGGAGTACCTCCACTCCGACGTCGACACCCTGCGGCGCGTCGAGCTCCTGCGGGAGCTGCGGCTGGGACGCTTCGACGTGCTCGTCGGCATCAACCTGCTGCGCGAGGGCCTGGACCTGCCGGAGGTCTCGCTCGTGTCCATCCTGGATGCGGACAAGGAGGGTTTCCTGCGCTCGACCCGGTCGCTTATCCAGACCATCGGACGCGCCGCCCGCAACGTCTCCGGCGAGGTCCACATGTACGCAGACACCATCACCCCGGCCATGGCCGAGGCCATCGAGGAGACGGAGCGGCGCCGCACCAAGCAGCTGGCCTACAACGCCGAGCACGGCGTTGACCCGCAGCCACTGCGCAAGAAGATCGCCGACGTCACCGACATGCTCGCCCGCGAGGACGTCGACACCGCAGACCTGCTGGCCGGCGGCTACCGGGGCCACGAGGACTCCTCACTGCGGGCGCGGCGCAAGCACGCGGCCGAGGCCACGGTGCGAGAGAAGCTCGCCGGAGCGGCGCAGGGCGACCTGGTCGAGCTCATCAACGACCTCACCCAGCAGATGCACGCCGCCGCCGAGGACCTCCACTTCGAGCTCGCAGCCCGGCTGCGCGACGAGATCCAGGACCTTAAGAAGGAGCTGCGCGCCATGCGCGCTGCGGACTGA
- the coaE gene encoding dephospho-CoA kinase, protein MHHTSAARPVRRPTERALRVGLTGGIGAGKSTVAALLAEHGAVVTSADDVSRDVVNPGSDGLAAVVAEFGDGILDSDGSLDRRALGRVVFSDELRLARLEEILLPLIAAEAWARMETVPAGQVAVYDVPLLVEGQMQDLFDLVVVVEADLELRLERLAERGMERDEALARIASQATDEQRRAVADVVLINSRSTDELKAEVDRLWRTRIMEPEGIA, encoded by the coding sequence ATGCACCACACATCTGCAGCCCGGCCTGTTCGTCGTCCTACGGAACGCGCTCTGCGCGTAGGACTGACCGGTGGTATTGGTGCCGGTAAGTCGACTGTCGCCGCCCTGCTGGCGGAACACGGCGCGGTCGTCACTAGCGCAGATGACGTCTCTCGAGACGTTGTCAACCCGGGCAGCGATGGTCTTGCGGCTGTCGTGGCGGAGTTCGGGGACGGCATTCTCGACTCCGACGGCTCACTCGACCGTAGGGCTCTTGGGCGCGTGGTCTTCTCCGACGAACTGCGGCTGGCGCGCCTGGAGGAGATCCTTCTGCCCCTCATCGCGGCCGAGGCATGGGCCCGGATGGAGACGGTTCCGGCCGGACAGGTGGCGGTCTACGACGTCCCCCTGCTTGTCGAGGGACAGATGCAGGACCTGTTCGACCTCGTCGTCGTCGTTGAGGCCGATCTCGAGTTGCGTCTGGAACGACTCGCCGAGCGAGGTATGGAGCGCGATGAGGCCCTGGCCCGTATCGCCTCGCAGGCCACCGACGAGCAGCGGCGGGCTGTGGCCGACGTCGTCCTGATCAACTCCCGGTCGACCGATGAGCTGAAGGCAGAGGTCGACAGGCTCTGGCGCACCCGGATCATGGAGCCGGAAGGCATCGCCTGA
- the rpsA gene encoding 30S ribosomal protein S1 produces the protein MTTTTPSPAPVAVNDIGSTEEILAAVDETIKYFDDGDIVEGTVVKVDRDEVLLDIGYKTEGVILARELSIKHDVDPDEIVSVGDEIEALVLQKEDKEGRLLLSKKRAQYERAWGTIERIKEEDGVVTGSVIEVVKGGLILDIGLRGFLPASLVEMRRVRDLQPYVGRELEAKIIELDKNRNNVVLSRRAWLEQTQSEVRTNFLQTLQKGQVRSGVVSSIVNFGAFVDLGGVDGLVHVSELSWKHIDHPSEVVEVGNEVTVEVLDVDFDRERVSLSLKATQEDPWQAFARTHAIGQVVPGKVTKLVPFGAFVRVEDGIEGLVHISELAQRHVEVPEQVAKVGDEVFVKVIDIDLERRRISLSLKQANEGVDPTSEDFDPSLYGMAAEYDEQGNYKYPEGFDPETNEWLEGYDAQREAWEAEYAAAHARWEAHKAQVAKALEEEQESGTPAAAPAGNTSYSSAPSEASGTLASDEALAALREKLTGN, from the coding sequence ATGACAACCACTACGCCCAGCCCCGCCCCGGTCGCCGTCAACGACATCGGCTCGACCGAGGAGATCCTCGCCGCCGTTGACGAGACCATCAAGTACTTCGATGACGGCGACATCGTCGAGGGCACTGTTGTCAAGGTCGACCGTGATGAGGTCCTCCTCGACATCGGCTACAAGACCGAAGGCGTCATCCTCGCTCGCGAGCTGTCCATCAAGCACGACGTCGACCCCGACGAGATCGTCTCCGTGGGTGACGAGATCGAGGCCCTTGTCCTGCAGAAGGAGGACAAGGAGGGCCGCCTGCTCCTGAGCAAGAAGCGTGCGCAGTACGAGCGTGCCTGGGGCACTATCGAGCGCATCAAGGAGGAGGACGGTGTCGTCACCGGCTCCGTCATCGAGGTTGTCAAGGGTGGTCTCATCCTGGACATCGGTCTGCGCGGCTTCCTGCCCGCCTCCCTGGTGGAGATGCGTCGCGTGCGTGACCTTCAGCCCTACGTGGGTCGCGAGCTCGAGGCGAAGATCATCGAGCTGGACAAGAACCGCAACAACGTGGTCCTCTCCCGCCGCGCCTGGCTCGAGCAGACCCAGTCCGAGGTCCGCACCAACTTCCTCCAGACCCTCCAGAAGGGTCAGGTCCGCTCCGGTGTCGTCTCCTCCATCGTCAACTTCGGTGCCTTCGTGGACCTGGGTGGCGTCGACGGTCTGGTCCACGTCTCCGAGCTGTCCTGGAAGCACATCGACCACCCCTCCGAGGTCGTCGAGGTCGGCAACGAGGTCACGGTCGAGGTCCTGGACGTCGACTTCGACCGCGAGCGCGTCTCCCTGTCGCTCAAGGCGACCCAGGAGGACCCCTGGCAGGCCTTCGCCCGTACCCACGCCATCGGCCAGGTCGTTCCCGGCAAGGTCACCAAGCTGGTCCCCTTCGGTGCCTTCGTCCGCGTCGAGGACGGTATCGAGGGCCTGGTCCACATCTCCGAGCTGGCCCAGCGTCACGTCGAGGTGCCCGAGCAGGTGGCCAAGGTCGGTGACGAGGTGTTCGTCAAGGTCATCGACATCGACCTGGAGCGTCGTCGCATCTCCCTGTCGCTGAAGCAGGCCAACGAGGGCGTGGACCCGACCTCCGAGGACTTCGACCCCAGCCTCTACGGAATGGCTGCCGAGTACGACGAGCAGGGCAACTACAAGTACCCCGAGGGCTTCGACCCGGAGACCAACGAGTGGCTCGAGGGCTACGACGCCCAGCGGGAGGCCTGGGAGGCCGAGTACGCGGCGGCTCACGCCCGCTGGGAGGCGCACAAGGCCCAGGTCGCCAAGGCACTGGAGGAGGAGCAGGAGTCCGGCACACCGGCGGCGGCCCCCGCGGGCAACACCTCCTACTCCTCGGCTCCTTCGGAGGCCTCCGGCACGCTCGCCTCCGATGAGGCTCTGGCCGCCCTGCGCGAGAAGCTCACCGGCAACTGA